The Candidatus Hydrogenedentota bacterium sequence TGATGAGCCAATACTCGCCCCAGTACCGCGCGGCGGAGTTTCCGGAAATCGCGCGGTCCCTGACCCCGAAGGAATACGACGACGCGGTGGACTTCGCGCTGCGGCTGGGTTTCGGGAATCTGCTGACGCAGGAGATGGAGAGCAGCCGGGTCTATCTGCCGGATTTCAAGCAGGAGGAGCCGTTCAGGCAGTGAAAGGGGCGGGCGGCCTACTCCGGTATGCGGACCACCAGTCCGGCGGCTGGGGCATGGTTGCCATAGCGGTCATAGGAGAAGGCGGCGTAGTGGTATTCCTGCCCGGGGGCCAGTTCCATTTCCGTGTGGGTGGTGCCGAGCCCGTCATAGACGAAGACACCGTCCTCCGGTGAGGTGGGGAAAGAGCCGATGCGGCGCTGGATGCGGATGCCCGCCAGGTCCCGGTCCGCGGGGTTGGTCCAGGTGAGGGTGACCCGGCGCACCCCCGGCACGGCGGTAAAATCAGTCACGGAGGCGGGCGGGAAGAGGGGGCCGCACCCGGCGAGCAGGAGAAGGGGTATCAGAAGAAGGGACAGCAAAAGGCGGCTGTGGTGCGCGTTTTTTACATTCTCCGATGATCCCCCCCCTGCCCCCCCGCAAGCAGGGGGGACTAAGAGGGAGTGCAAGCGAGGGGGGGATAATACATTGGCGCAAGACGGTCTGTGGCAAAAAATTCCGGGTACAGCCACCGGTGCGGACACAGTCACTTCCTCCGTGCCGTGGCCATGAGCCGCGCCGTTGGCAGTCCCCTCCGACAGGCCAGGGGACTGGCAACGGTTGCGCCAACGGCCCAACGCAATGCCCACAATCCCAATTGCGCAACCGGTGCCTGTCCCTTCGCTGGAACTTAATCCGGTGCGGTGAGGGCGCTTTCCGGTCCATTGCATCGGAAGAAAAGAATCCCCTCCTACCCCCCCGCAAGCAGGGGGGAGTGAAGAGAAAAACTTGGCCATTGGTCTGGCTCTGTCCTTGCGGGGCATAATTTCCTCCGCTTATTGCCGGAAACCGCCCTACCGGCGGGCCGCCGCGACCACATCCGCGATTTTCACCGGGGCGCCGCCCTGCCGTCTGCTTTCGTCGGCGGCCTCCATGAAGGCGAACATGTTCAGGGTCTCCTCCGGGGAGACAGGCGCGACGCCGGTCTGGTAGAACTTGATGATTTCCACAACGAGGTTGGCATAGTCTCCGCCGTCCTGCTGTTCCGCCACCTTTTTCTCGCCGAAGATGATGACCTTGTGCGGGGTGCCGCTGGTGCGAATGCCGTAGAGAACACCGACCCGTCCGTCCTTCCACACGCCCGTGACCACCTCGGTGTCCTCTGTGGCGGTGCGGACCACGGACTCGCAGCCCGCGCCCATGACGGTAAAGAGCGCCTCGACGGGATGCACGCCGTACCAGAAGAGGTCCGGGTGGTGCGGCTCCAGGTGGCAGGGCCCGATGGAGATGCAGCTTTTCACCGGGCCCGTGTCCTCCTTCAGGACATTCTGGAGCGAGTCATAGTACCGGTAGGAGGAGGAACTGAAGCAGGGCACGCCGGCCTCGGCGGCAAGCCGGTAAATCTCCAGCGCGTCTAAAAGGGAGCCCGCCACGGGCTTGTCAATGAAGACGGGTTTCTTCGCCGCGAAGACGGGTTTCACCTGCTCCAGATGGGGCCGTCCGTCCACGCTCATCAGCATGACCACGTCCACGTTCGCGCACATCTCCTCGATGGTGTCGTATATTTTCACCCCGTACTTTTCCTGGAGCTCCTTCGTGTAGCCGTCCACGCGCGAGATGCTCGACTCGATGTCGGGGCTGCCGCCCTTGTAGGCCGCCACCACGCGCCCGCCCGGCACATGCTGGGGATTGTCCGGCTCGTTGAGCAGTTTCGCGAAGGCCGTGACGTGCGAGGTGTCCAGGCCGATCATGCCGATGCGGAAATCCTCCGCCGGGGCCGCGGCGCAAACGCCAAGAATGCAAAGGGCCAGAATGGAAAAGAACGTGCGCGGCATGCCGGGTCTCCTTGTGTTGCCGCGGGTCGCGGCGGTTAACAGGCTCCAGCATAGCACGTCATGGCGGGGAGGGGAAAGGGGGCGGTGACGGGCATGGACAAGCGCGGGGGGGATGGATACAATAAGGGTGTTGGAAAATTGGGCGACCAAGTGTCAACAAGAGTGAATCCCTCCCCGTCATTCCCGCGAAAGCGGGAATCTAAGAAGGTCGTGGAGGGGATGCGTCGGATTTCTGGATTCCCGCTTTCGCGGGAATGACGGGCGCGACACTGATCAAAGACGTCGGCATGGGCATGTTTTCAAACGAAGGGCTTTGCGATGGCGACATCACGGGAACGGGTCGGGGCGGCGTTGAACCACCGGGAGGCGGACCGGGTGCCGCTCGATTTGGGCGCGAGTGCCGTGACGGGCATGCATGTGACTTCGGTCTACCACCTGCGGCAGGGTCTGGGGCTGGACGCGCCGGGCACGCCGGTAAAGGTGGTGGAGCCGTACCAGATGCTCGGGGAAATCGCCCCGGACCTGATGGATGCCCTGGGAGTGGACGTGGCGGGGCTGGGCGGGCCGCGCACGATGTTCGGGTTCCGCAACGAGCGCTGGCGGGAATGGGCGCTGCATGACGGCACGCCGGTGCTGGTGCCGGAGGGGTTCAACACGGAGTTGGAGCCGGACGGCAGCCTGCTGATGTACCCGGAGGGCGACAAGAGCGCGCCGCCAAGCGGGCACATGCCCAAGGGCGGGTATTATTTCGACACGATTGTGCGGCAGCCGCCGGTGGACGACGCGACGCTGGACGTGGAGGACAACCTGCAGGAATTCGGTGAGATCACGGACGACGACCTGGCATGGTTCAAGGCCGAGGCGGAACGTCTGGCGGGCACGGGCCGGGCGGTGCTGGCCAATTTTGGCGGGGCCGCCTTCGGCGACATCGCCCTGGTGCCCGTGCCGTGGGTGAAGCATCCGAGGGGCATCCGCGATATCGCCGAGTGGTACCTGAGCACGGCGGCGCGGCGCGACCATGTGTATGAGATTTTTGACCGGCAGTGCGGGATCGCCCTGCGGAACTGGGAGAAAATCCGGGCGGTGGTGGGGGATGTGCCGACGGCGGTGTTTGTGACGGGTACGGATTTCGGCACCCAGCATGGGCCGTTCATCTCGCCGGCCGCGTACCGTGACCTGTATATGCCCTTCCACAGGCGGGTGAACGACTGGATTCACCGGAACACGCCGTGGAAGTCGTTCATCCACTCGTGCGGGTCGGTCCGCGCGTTTCTGGACGACTTCATCGGGGCGGGCTTCGACATCCTGAACCCGGTGCAGTGCAGCGCGGCCCGCATGGACGCGGCGGAGTTGAAGTCGGAGTACGGGGACCGGGTCACCTTCTGGGGCGGCGGCGTGGACACGCAGAAGACCCTGCCCTTCGGCACTCCGGAGGAGATTCGCGCCGAGGTGCGGGAGCGTGTGCGGATTTTCGGGGCGGGCGGCGGCTTTGTGTTTAACACCATCCACAACGTGCAGGCGGGGATTCCAAGGGAGAATCTGATGGCCCTATATGAAACGTTCATGGAGTGCCGGGGGTACTGAATAAGGGCCAATCGGGAGATTGGCGTTCCCGGGATACTTTCTGAAATACAACGG is a genomic window containing:
- a CDS encoding Gfo/Idh/MocA family oxidoreductase, with protein sequence MIGLDTSHVTAFAKLLNEPDNPQHVPGGRVVAAYKGGSPDIESSISRVDGYTKELQEKYGVKIYDTIEEMCANVDVVMLMSVDGRPHLEQVKPVFAAKKPVFIDKPVAGSLLDALEIYRLAAEAGVPCFSSSSYRYYDSLQNVLKEDTGPVKSCISIGPCHLEPHHPDLFWYGVHPVEALFTVMGAGCESVVRTATEDTEVVTGVWKDGRVGVLYGIRTSGTPHKVIIFGEKKVAEQQDGGDYANLVVEIIKFYQTGVAPVSPEETLNMFAFMEAADESRRQGGAPVKIADVVAAARR
- a CDS encoding methyltransferase, coding for MATSRERVGAALNHREADRVPLDLGASAVTGMHVTSVYHLRQGLGLDAPGTPVKVVEPYQMLGEIAPDLMDALGVDVAGLGGPRTMFGFRNERWREWALHDGTPVLVPEGFNTELEPDGSLLMYPEGDKSAPPSGHMPKGGYYFDTIVRQPPVDDATLDVEDNLQEFGEITDDDLAWFKAEAERLAGTGRAVLANFGGAAFGDIALVPVPWVKHPRGIRDIAEWYLSTAARRDHVYEIFDRQCGIALRNWEKIRAVVGDVPTAVFVTGTDFGTQHGPFISPAAYRDLYMPFHRRVNDWIHRNTPWKSFIHSCGSVRAFLDDFIGAGFDILNPVQCSAARMDAAELKSEYGDRVTFWGGGVDTQKTLPFGTPEEIRAEVRERVRIFGAGGGFVFNTIHNVQAGIPRENLMALYETFMECRGY